A segment of the Candidatus Zixiibacteriota bacterium genome:
GTGTCGGGCGCCCCATGCTGGGGATGCTATCCCTCGCCCGACACAAAGAAGACAGTCAGGCGGGGGCGCCTGACTGCACGTCTGGAAATCTGTGCAGGCTAGAGATTTTCGAATCCGCCAATGGAGGACGGCCCGCACGAAGATGAAGATGGATTCTCCGCCTTCGGCGGACTGGAACGAATATGGAGGAATTAGCGGGTTCGCGGACGGACCCGCCCTACTTTCTGATCATTATGCCCGCAACGACGTGGTCGGAGAGTAGTTGATTCTGCCTGAGTCTGCATTTCGAATGACCAATCACTCAAAAATTGAACAGTGATATTGTGGCGTAAAATCGGCCAAGTGAAATTTTTTTCCGTCAATCCGTTACCCGACAGGCAATTGGAACATGGGCGAAATGTTGGCCTGAAATTTGACATACATGGATTGTATCCAAGAATCCACCTTGAAACTCTTCTAAGGAGTCAATTTATGATCCAAAACTCTGATACTTCTACAAATCATCCTTCACTGATGCACCGGTTCTGTCGCAAGCTGGTCATGCTTCTTGCATTTGCCTTTGTTTTTCTTGCGATGAGCGCGTCTGATGCCGATGCCGCTCTTACAGCCTCAAGCTCGGCGCCTAATTCGGTGACGCTCAATTGGACGGCTCCGGGTGATGACGGCGCAAGCGGTCAGGCCGCTTTCTATGACATTCGCTACTCAACGGCGACTATCACTGTTGCCAATTGGACATCGGCATCACAGGTTTCCGGCGAACCTACTCCAAAATCCGTTGGACTCGCGGAAACATTCACGGTGACTGGACTGAATCCATCGACAACATATTATTTTGCGATCAAGACGGCCGACGAAGTCCCCAACTGGTCTGTTCTCTCAAATGTTGTCACAAAGGCAACCACTGTGGAGACAATTGCCCCTTCGGCCATTGACAATCTTTCGCTATCGAATGCGACCCAGACAAGCATACAGTTAAATTGGACGGCTGTCGGTGACGATGGCACGACGGGCACAGCAACATCGTACGACATCCGCCGTTCAACATCGCCAATTACAGACGCCAATTGGGCGACGGCCACTCAGGTTACCGGGGAGGCTGTTCCGAAAGCGGCGGGAAGCGCCGAGACATTTGTTGTTACTGGTCTCACCGGATCAACTACATATTATTTTGCGATTAAAGTTTCAGATGAAGTCCCAAATATTTCCGGTCTGTCGAATGTAATCAGCGGCGCGACTACAGGCGACCAGACTCCCCCAGCAGGAATTAACGACCTTACCGCCTCCAGCGGAAGCCTGGTCGGCGAGATATTGCTTGGCTGGACAACAGTCGGCGATGATGGTCTGAACGGTCAGGCGAGCGCCTATCAGATTCGATATTCCCGCGATACGATAACTCCAGTAAATTTTACTTCGGCAAGTCTGCTCCCCAATCCCCCGGCGCCATTGGCGTCGGGGACTCAACAGGGGTTAATCATCCAAGGACTGCAGCCAGGAATGAAATATTTCACGGCGGTGAAGGTGTATGATGAGCTGGCCAATGCGTCGTCTGTCTCGAATGTTTCATCGGCTTTGGCCTCGTTTAATATTATTCTGGATAATAAAGACCAGCAGGTTGCACTTCTGTCACCAGAGCCAAGTTCTGTGGTCAATACATCCCAGCCGCATTTTCGGGTGAACAATATCGATCAGAGTTTGAATAATCTTTACCAGTTTGATCTTGCTACCGACTCAAACTTTTTTGGTCTGGTCGCAAGCTCTGTTGTGGGACAGGGAGACGGTGGCATGACCGAATGGAAAGTTGAAACGGCTTTGGCCTCTAACACAAATTATTTCTGGCGAAGCCGCGCAA
Coding sequences within it:
- a CDS encoding fibronectin type III domain-containing protein, whose translation is MIQNSDTSTNHPSLMHRFCRKLVMLLAFAFVFLAMSASDADAALTASSSAPNSVTLNWTAPGDDGASGQAAFYDIRYSTATITVANWTSASQVSGEPTPKSVGLAETFTVTGLNPSTTYYFAIKTADEVPNWSVLSNVVTKATTVETIAPSAIDNLSLSNATQTSIQLNWTAVGDDGTTGTATSYDIRRSTSPITDANWATATQVTGEAVPKAAGSAETFVVTGLTGSTTYYFAIKVSDEVPNISGLSNVISGATTGDQTPPAGINDLTASSGSLVGEILLGWTTVGDDGLNGQASAYQIRYSRDTITPVNFTSASLLPNPPAPLASGTQQGLIIQGLQPGMKYFTAVKVYDELANASSVSNVSSALASFNIILDNKDQQVALLSPEPSSVVNTSQPHFRVNNIDQSLNNLYQFDLATDSNFFGLVASSVVGQGDGGMTEWKVETALASNTNYFWRSRANDYQYSATATFTVQPLTFAYPNPFHFAKSSHVVFNEIPLGTTLVLSSISGEPVRVWSDVGQSEIQWDGTDESGVNVGSGVYLWSIAENGLKGKIIVVR